CCAAGCGCTGATTTTGATGGTGACTGTATTCCCTTGTTTCACCCTCAGTCTCTTGGGGCAAAGGCCAGGGTTTTAGAGCCATTCTCGATGAAGAAACAGTTGCTTAGCTCTCATAGTGGTAACCTCAACTTGCAGCTGGCCATGGATTCATTGATGTCTCCAAAAGTTCCCTTTGAGAGATATTTCATGAACTAAACAGTCGCTCAGCAATTGGTGATGTTTGTTTCTATGTTCTTACCGAGGCCCGTTTTGTTGAAGTCTCCTTGTTCCGACCCTTGTTGGACCACCTCGCAGATACTGCagactgccttaccttctcatttaGATCGCATTGGAGAGAGCCTTTGTTGATGGAAGGTTTATTTTTAGAGGGCCTCAGCATCAACTTGAGGGGTTTTTTCCGTTTCCAGGGAGGTCACACAAAGTACCCCCATACCCTGTGTCTATACCCGGTACACCCAGCAAACCCATTCCATATATATGGCCGCCCCTCACACCCGACATGCCCATCACCCATCTCTATGCGCATAGCCACCTTCCTTTCTCAACCtacaaacccattttcttcaatATCCATTAACCCATTTCATCTCTCACTACTCACCATCTCTCATATCTTCTCAAGCCCATTCCATATATTCCATGTATATCATCACCCTTCATACCCGCATCTTATACCCATATCCTCATGCTTATACCCGTGTCTCACACCCTCATGCAATATACCAGTTTTCTCATcacctttttctctctctacatcACATACCCTCCATACACTTTGATTTCCCACCGGTTTATATCACTCCATATCATCAATCCCACGCATACACAGTCCAATCCTCCATGCCGCATCCATGAAACCCGCCATCCACTCCCTCATTCACGTGCCCACCATCCAACTCATCTCTTCATTCCATACCCATGAACATGTCCAGTGCCCTTCATGCATGCCGTCACCCTCATATACCCATTTTCATACCACCAATTCCACTTCCCCCCATTTCCCTCGACTTCTCTTCCTTTTCCAATTCCTCTTCCTCCGCCTCTTCTCCAGTGATGCAAGATGTGCGGCGCTTCCGGATGTTAACGGAAGGTGGCGTCCGCCTAAAGCTCACTCCCACCACCACCTCCCCGCTAGCCATCAACATCTCCAAAGACCCAGTCATCATCTTCAGCCATCCCTCTTGCTGCATGTGCCACGTCATGAAGCGCCTGCTCTCCACCATCGGTGTGCACCCCACCGTCATCGAGCCGGATGATGAGGAGATCGGAGCCCTCATCGCCCACTCCGTCACTCCCACTGTCGCGACCCCGATGAACCCACCGCTCATGTCATCGAAATCCACCGCCACCCCATTCGCCGCCACCTCGCGACATCCTCCAGGCTTTCCGGCTAGCCCGTCCGCCTCCACCCTTAGTTGAGCAATGGAGGCTGGTTGGAAGTGGTGCATGTTGGAAAGTATACCTCCAGGCCCAAAATGTGAAAAGAATGCTAAGGATGCAGCCCAATAGATTGGTAGTTGGGCTTCCCACCATGTACCACCAAAATGTCCC
This region of Vitis vinifera cultivar Pinot Noir 40024 chromosome 5, ASM3070453v1 genomic DNA includes:
- the LOC104879492 gene encoding uncharacterized protein LOC104879492; its protein translation is MNMSSALHACRHPHIPIFIPPIPLPPISLDFSSFSNSSSSASSPVMQDVRRFRMLTEGGVRLKLTPTTTSPLAINISKDPVIIFSHPSCCMCHVMKRLLSTIGVHPTVIEPDDEEIGALIAHSVTPTVATPMNPPLMSSKSTATPFAATSRHPPGFPASPSASTLS